A segment of the Deltaproteobacteria bacterium genome:
TGACGCTAATTCAGTTGTTTTACAAGGGGGGGCCGGTAATGTTTGTGTTGCTGGCGTTCTCAATTGTATCCGTAGCTATTGTATTACTTAAGTTATTTCAGTTTTACAGGCGTGAAATTGGCAAATCCGACTTCGTTTACGAAGTATTAGATGCCCTTCAGGCAGACGACATTAGGATGGCGATGGCTCGTTTGGAGCAACAGCGTTCGCCAATAGCAAAGGTCATGGCTATTGCGATTAGCGAATTTAGAAAGTCAAATCTATCGGCTAAGGATATTCAGTCTAAAATCGAACGCGTTTGTTCTAGGGCGGTTCAAGATATCGAAACTTTTTTGCGGGCACTTGCTGCGATTGCTCATCTTA
Coding sequences within it:
- a CDS encoding MotA/TolQ/ExbB proton channel family protein — encoded protein: MTLIQLFYKGGPVMFVLLAFSIVSVAIVLLKLFQFYRREIGKSDFVYEVLDALQADDIRMAMARLEQQRSPIAKVMAIAISEFRKSNLSAKDIQSKIERVCSRAVQDIETFLRALAAIAHLSPLLGLLGTVLGMITAFQKLEASGMKINPAILAGGIWEALLT